CTCAGAGCAATATCTATGAATTCTGAAACATGTTTATCTATGAATTCTCTAGAGCCTTCATGGCTCATAGAGATGATCTGTATAACTTTAACATCTCTAGATCTGCATACTTCATACACTCTATCTAGAGCATCTTTTAATCCTGTGAAGCTGTGGATTATAACAGCGTTAACACCTAGATCTGCTAGGTATTCTATTGAAGCAGTCATTATATCGCCTATATCTGCTAACTTTAGATCTGCTATGATCATTCTATTATCAGAAGCTCTTCTAGCTACTGAGAAGATCTCAGGACCTCCTCTCAGAAGTAGGGGGAGTCCTAGCTTATAGCCTGAGACAATATCTTTTGTATCTCTAATGATTCTGAGACTCCACTCTATAACTTCTTCTCTGCTCATCTTCTGAAGAGGGTCTAGAGATATAATTACACTCAAGAAAAGCCCGATTAAATGTTTCTGAATAGAATTATTAAAAATAATATATTGAATAGATTTCAAGCTTTTTATAAGCTGTGAAGAGCATTATTTTTTTGAGGCGGTATAGCTTTTGAGTTCTATATATGTTGTTAAAAGAGATGGTAGGAGAGAAGATTTTGCTATCGAGAAGATTGTTGTGAGTATTCTCAAGACAGGAGCACCTCTAGCTACGGCTAGGAAGATTGCGAAGATTGTTGAGGCTAGACTACTCGAGCAGGGTGTTTCAGAGATCAGTACTAAGGATCTTATGAAGATGGTTCTAGAACTTCTTAGAAAAGAGAATGAGGAGTGGTATAGAAACTGGATCGTGTATGATAGAGCTGTTAAGAAGAGAAGATTAGAAGAAGAGAAGTGATTCAGGTCTAACTTTTTACTTTTTTATGATATTCTAATTCTAATGGTATGCCTTTCGAGAACCCTATATTCTATGTGGAGAAAGTTAAAAACCTGATCGATAGCGGTAGAGATGTTGAGGAGAGTAGGCTTAGAAAAGCTGGAGAATATCTAGGAACACCTCTTAAGAGAGTTGAGGTGTTTCAGAGCAGGTATAATGAGGTTTTCACGAGATTTATTGAGAAGAGATGTTCTAAAGCTTATGATGAGTATCAGGTGTGTATCTACTCGTGGAATAGGAGAAGAGCTTTCAAGAGCTT
This window of the Sulfolobales archaeon genome carries:
- the pyrF gene encoding orotidine-5'-phosphate decarboxylase yields the protein MSVIISLDPLQKMSREEVIEWSLRIIRDTKDIVSGYKLGLPLLLRGGPEIFSVARRASDNRMIIADLKLADIGDIMTASIEYLADLGVNAVIIHSFTGLKDALDRVYEVCRSRDVKVIQIISMSHEGSREFIDKHVSEFIDIALRNNAWGVIAPATRREIIRIAREKLGGSIKILSPGVGAQGAEPGSALCAGADYEIIGRTITSSRDPRKTTLEILEKQEEVLRSCKT
- a CDS encoding ATP cone domain-containing protein translates to MSSIYVVKRDGRREDFAIEKIVVSILKTGAPLATARKIAKIVEARLLEQGVSEISTKDLMKMVLELLRKENEEWYRNWIVYDRAVKKRRLEEEK